A genomic window from Salinicoccus sp. RF5 includes:
- a CDS encoding ABC-F family ATP-binding cassette domain-containing protein — MIVMQLGNVKKSFGTDMIFENINLEIKKGETVGIVGKNGAGKTTLMKMMAGELGLDEGQITTPKGISIGYLTQQMTLESSQTVQDEMMRPFSHLLHIQEEMQKVTTWLAEHDYDDPAYSEQVERYDTLQNSFESQGGYTIDAQIKTVITGLNFTKDDLDRNVDAFSGGQKTRLALGQMLLSKPDLLLLDEPTNHLDMDTVAWLEQYLNSFTGAIAIISHDRYFLDRTVDKIFEVEMNRGTLYHSNYTKYVKEKEKNYSLRMKAYEHQQKEIKQLETFVEKNIARASTSNMAKSRRKKLEQMDRMDTPQIDRKSARFSFDIKRESGNDVLRIKSLDIGYEETLNSGITLNVDKGDRLAIIGPNGIGKSTLVKTIAKKLPRHAGEIIYGTNVSIGYYDQKQAEFTSNRNVLEELWHEYPNMNESDVRKVLGRFLFTQDEVMKSVNDLSGGEKARIQLAKLMLEKNNLLILDEPTNHLDIDSKEVLEEALQNFPGTILFVSHDRYFIDRIATKIVEMDLQHLQTYNGDYSYYRHKKEEQASLAIQVEKQEDKGPNGTDYEQQKQKRNEMQKLKRSTSRMEERIQALEEEIAATEQKLAEPEVYGDYEKASEYNEQLNAQKAQLDELMIEWAALEEQLEEI, encoded by the coding sequence ATGATAGTGATGCAGTTGGGAAATGTAAAGAAATCATTCGGTACAGACATGATTTTTGAAAATATAAATCTTGAAATAAAAAAGGGCGAAACCGTCGGCATCGTGGGGAAGAACGGTGCCGGAAAGACCACGCTCATGAAAATGATGGCAGGCGAACTTGGGCTTGATGAGGGGCAGATCACCACTCCGAAAGGCATCTCCATCGGCTACCTGACCCAGCAGATGACACTGGAATCCTCCCAGACTGTGCAGGATGAAATGATGCGGCCGTTCTCGCACCTGCTCCACATCCAGGAGGAGATGCAGAAAGTAACGACTTGGCTGGCAGAACATGACTACGACGATCCTGCCTACAGCGAGCAGGTGGAACGTTATGATACCCTGCAGAATTCATTCGAGTCCCAGGGAGGGTACACGATCGATGCACAGATCAAGACGGTCATCACCGGACTCAATTTCACCAAGGACGACCTCGACCGCAACGTCGATGCATTCTCGGGCGGCCAGAAGACACGCCTCGCCCTGGGCCAGATGCTGCTGTCAAAGCCGGACCTGCTCCTTCTCGATGAACCGACCAACCACCTGGACATGGACACCGTGGCTTGGCTTGAACAGTACCTGAACAGTTTTACAGGTGCAATCGCAATCATCAGCCATGACCGCTACTTCCTCGACCGCACGGTCGATAAGATCTTTGAAGTGGAGATGAACCGTGGGACACTCTATCACTCGAACTATACAAAGTACGTGAAGGAAAAGGAAAAGAACTACAGCCTTCGCATGAAAGCCTACGAACATCAGCAGAAGGAGATCAAACAGCTCGAAACCTTCGTCGAAAAGAACATCGCACGGGCTTCGACGAGCAATATGGCAAAAAGCCGCCGCAAGAAGCTTGAGCAGATGGACCGGATGGATACGCCGCAGATCGACAGAAAAAGTGCACGTTTCTCCTTCGATATAAAAAGGGAGAGTGGAAACGATGTCCTCCGTATCAAGAGCCTCGACATCGGATATGAAGAGACGCTGAACAGCGGCATCACCCTGAACGTCGATAAGGGGGACCGTCTGGCGATCATCGGTCCGAATGGTATCGGAAAATCCACGCTCGTCAAAACCATTGCGAAGAAACTGCCCCGTCATGCGGGAGAAATCATCTACGGCACGAATGTCTCCATCGGCTACTATGACCAGAAGCAGGCCGAATTCACCTCCAACAGGAATGTCCTCGAAGAACTGTGGCATGAATATCCGAACATGAATGAAAGTGATGTCCGCAAAGTGCTGGGGCGTTTCCTGTTTACGCAGGATGAAGTGATGAAGAGTGTCAACGATCTGAGCGGTGGGGAAAAAGCCCGCATCCAGCTGGCTAAACTGATGCTTGAGAAGAATAACCTGCTCATTCTTGACGAGCCCACCAACCACCTGGACATCGACAGCAAGGAAGTGCTGGAGGAGGCGCTCCAGAACTTCCCCGGCACCATACTATTCGTCTCCCATGATCGGTATTTCATCGACCGCATCGCCACCAAGATAGTGGAGATGGATCTTCAGCATCTCCAGACCTACAACGGGGACTATAGCTACTATCGTCATAAGAAGGAAGAACAGGCTTCCCTCGCAATCCAAGTGGAGAAGCAGGAGGACAAAGGGCCGAACGGCACGGATTATGAACAGCAGAAGCAGAAAAGGAACGAGATGCAGAAGCTGAAGCGCAGCACAAGCAGGATGGAAGAACGCATCCAGGCGCTCGAAGAGGAAATTGCAGCGACCGAACAAAAACTTGCCGAACCTGAAGTTTACGGGGACTATGAGAAGGCTTCAGAGTACAATGAGCAGCTGAATGCCCAGAAGGCACAGCTCGATGAACTGATGATCGAATGGGCTGCATTGGAGGAACAGCTGGAAGAGATATAA
- a CDS encoding redox-sensing transcriptional repressor Rex, whose product MNSKKKIPNATMKRLPLYYRFFKNAEKSGVDRVSSREISEALDIDSATIRRDFSYFGELGRKGYGYNVKSLLNFFMEHIQGNEVKNVAIIGAGNLGSALLNYKFSNINDRMNVVAAFDSNDEIVGTSINDTLVYHPDELEDMVSRHNIDVAILTLPAEVSQAMAERLVDAGIKGILNFTPIRLDVNDGIYVHNIDLSVELQALFFYMKHI is encoded by the coding sequence TTGAACAGTAAAAAGAAAATCCCAAATGCAACTATGAAACGTCTCCCTTTATACTATAGATTTTTTAAGAACGCTGAAAAATCCGGTGTGGACAGAGTCTCATCCAGAGAGATCAGTGAGGCATTGGATATTGACTCTGCCACTATAAGGCGAGACTTCTCCTATTTTGGGGAGCTTGGTAGAAAAGGGTACGGCTACAATGTCAAAAGCCTTCTGAACTTCTTCATGGAACACATCCAGGGGAATGAAGTGAAGAATGTTGCGATCATTGGTGCCGGCAATCTGGGCAGCGCGTTATTAAACTACAAATTCAGTAATATAAATGATAGAATGAACGTAGTTGCCGCCTTTGACAGCAATGATGAAATTGTTGGAACATCCATCAACGATACATTAGTATATCATCCAGATGAACTTGAAGATATGGTCAGTAGACATAACATAGACGTTGCGATACTCACCCTGCCGGCAGAGGTCAGCCAGGCGATGGCTGAACGGCTTGTAGATGCGGGCATCAAGGGTATACTCAACTTCACGCCTATCAGATTGGACGTAAATGATGGAATCTATGTACACAATATAGATTTGAGTGTTGAATTGCAGGCGCTATTCTTTTATATGAAACATATCTAG
- a CDS encoding twin-arginine translocase TatA/TatE family subunit, translated as MLEMFMPGTLMAVGPTSMIVIAVVALIIFGPKKLPQFGRAMGSTLKEFKDATKGLATDDDDEEELERKKQPKKIEAVEVEKAEETKV; from the coding sequence ATGCTTGAAATGTTTATGCCGGGGACACTTATGGCAGTAGGGCCGACAAGTATGATTGTAATCGCTGTGGTAGCATTGATCATATTCGGACCCAAGAAGCTTCCTCAGTTCGGACGCGCAATGGGCTCCACTTTAAAGGAATTTAAAGACGCAACCAAGGGCCTTGCTACGGATGATGATGACGAAGAAGAACTCGAGAGAAAAAAGCAGCCGAAGAAAATTGAAGCGGTTGAAGTTGAAAAAGCTGAAGAAACAAAAGTATAA